One genomic region from Rosa rugosa chromosome 1, drRosRugo1.1, whole genome shotgun sequence encodes:
- the LOC133724611 gene encoding DNA topoisomerase 3-alpha isoform X1, with protein sequence MSRGVRVLNVAEKPSVAKSVANILSRGQGLRMREGRSRYNKIYEFNYSINGCPCQMLFTSVTGHLMELEFEDRYRKWHSCDPVILFQAPVRKFVPEDKLDIKRTLEEEARMCQWLVLWLDCDREGENIAFEVIDVCTSVNRHLTIKRARFSALIDRDIHRAVQNLDNANKYFADAVDARQEIDLRIGASFTRFQTMLLRDAFVIDSATDDRNLVLSYGPCQFPTLGFIVERYWEIQSHEPEEFWTINCSHRSDEGIATFSWMRGHFFDHACAVIIYEMCVEEPTATVTKVRQQEKLKYPPYPLNTIELEKRASRYFRMSSEHTMKVAEELYQSGFISYPRTETDGFSPNTDLHAIVQEQQGHPGWGSYAQRLLDPASGLWRNPSSGGHDDKAHPPIHPTKFSSGESGWSQDHNRLYELVVRHFLACVSQPAVGAETTVEIDIAGEMFSASGRVILAKNYLDVYRFESWGGSLLPTYAGGQQFIPTTLTLDSGVTRPPPLLSEADLLGCMDKEGIGTDATMHDHIKKLLDRFYATKDSNTRFSPTNLGEALVMGYDDMGYKLWKPYLRAVMERDMKAVSEGNKSKAEVLETCLQQMKGCFVDARLNKVKLFEAMGVFFERSNRPGGDEQHASGEFIRRCGHCQEADMVLRKNRDGNFMVGCMGYPQCRNAIWLPGSVSEAAVTTNVCNSCTPGPVYLIQFTFRRLEIPPNYSTNHLGCIGGCDEILGQLIEICGTGSRSAARGRGPATSSNVPRSNTRQGACIYCHQSGHSSGDCPSQSSGHRSVRPRTMNAQSAGQISVSCTTCGAPCALRTANTTQNRGRKFYSCPSQECNFFVWEDNVSNGNGGRGFQRANISSGSGARGRGARGAGAGHAAGGTFVSATGDPNSGRRCFVCGDPSHFANVCPNRGN encoded by the exons ATGTCTCGCGGCGTGAGGGTGCTGAACGTGGCGGAGAAGCCGTCGGTGGCGAAGTCGGTGGCGAACATACTGTCTCGGGGCCAAGGGCTTCGAATGAGAGAAGGCCGATCCCGCTACAACAAAATCTACGAGTTCAACTACTCCATCAATGGCTGCCCTTGCCAGATGCTCTTCACCTCCGTCACCGGCCACCTCATGGAGCTCGAATTCGAAGACCGCTACCGCAAGTGGCACTCCTGCGATCCCGTCATTCTCTTCCAGGCTCCCGTCCGCAAGTTCGTCCCtgag GACAAGTTGGATATCAAAAGGACATTAGAGGAGGAAGCTAGGATGTGCCAGTGGCTTGTATTATGGCTTGACTGTGATAGAGAAGGAGAGAACATTGCATTTGAAGTCATAGATGTCTGCACATCTGTAAATCGTCATCTTACCATTAAGAGGGCTCGTTTCTCAGCATTGATTGACAG GGATATCCATCGCGCAGTGCAAAATCTTGACAATGCAAACAAATACTTTGCTGATGCGGTGGATGCTAGGCAA GAAATAGATCTACGGATTGGTGCTTCATTTACCAGGTTTCAGACTATGCTCCTGAGAGATGCGTTTGTTATTGATTCTGCTACGGATGACAGAAACCTTGTTCTAAGTTATGGTCCTTGTCAG TTCCCTACACTTGGCTTTATTGTGGAACGGTATTGGGAGATACAGTCACATGAGCCCGAGGAATTTTGGACCATTAACTGTTCACATAGATCAGATGAAGGAATTGCGACATTCAGTTGGAT GCGTGGCCATTTTTTTGATCATGCTTGTGCTGTCATAATCTATGAGATGTGTGTTGAGGAGCCTACCGCAACT GTCACAAAGGTCAGACAACAGGAGAAGCTGAAGTATCCTCCATATCCTTTGAATACCATTGAGCTTGAAAAGCGTGCGTCAAGATACTTTCGAATGAGTTCTGAACATACTATGAAG GTAGCAGAAGAGCTTTACCAATCTGGTTTCATCAGTTATCCTCGCACAGAGACCGATGGCTTCTCTCCAAATACTGATTTGCAT GCAATTGTACAAGAACAACAAGGGCATCCTGGATGGGGATCATATGCACAGCGATTGTTGGACCCTGCTTCTGGGCTTTGGAGAAACCCTAGTAGTGGTGGACATGATGACAAGGCCCATCCACCTATTCACCCAACCAAATTTTCTTCTGGAGAATCAGGATGGAGTCAAGATCACAAT CGACTGTATGAGCTGGTTGTTCGCCATTTTCTGGCATGTGTCTCACAGCCAGCTGTAGGGGCTGAAACTACTGTTGAAATAGATATTGCTGGCGAAATGTTCTCTGCATCTGGGAGAGTGATACTGGCG AAAAATTACTTAGATGTGTATCGCTTTGAATCATGGGGAGGTTCACTGCTACCAACATATGCTGGTGGACAACAG TTTATCCCAACAACGTTGACTCTTGATTCAGGAGTCACTAGGCCTCCACCACTTTTGAGTGAAGCTGATTTGCTGGGTTGTATGGACAAG GAGGGCATTGGTACAGATGCAACAATGCATGATCACATTAAAAAACTGCTTGATCGTTTTTATGCAACCAAGGACTCAAATACACGTTTCTCACCGACCAATCTG GGTGAAGCATTGGTGATGGGATATGATGACATGGG GTATAAACTCTGGAAACCCTACCTTAGAGCTGTTATGGAGCGTGACATGAAAGCAGTTAGCGAAGGTAATAAGAGCAAAGCTGAAGTTTTGGAAACTTGCTTGCAGCAAATGAAAGGCTGCTTCGTTGAT GCGAGGCTGAACAAAGTCAAACTTTTTGAAGCCATGGGAGTGTTCTTTGAGAG ATCAAATAGACCTGGTGGAGATGAGCAGCATGCATCTGGAGAGTTCATTCGACGATGTGGACACTGCCAGGAAGCGGATATGGTGCTTAGGAAAAATCGG GATGGAAATTTTATGGTGGGATGCATGGGTTATCCTCAG TGTAGGAATGCTATCTGGCTCCCTGGATCTGTATCAGAAGCAGCTGTAACAACTAACGTTTGCAACTCATGCACTCCAG GTCCTGTTTACTTGATTCAATTTACATTTCGCCGGCTGGAAATACCACCGAACTATAGTACCAACCATTTGG GTTGTATTGGTGGGTGTGATGAGATTCTTGGACAGTTAATAGAAATCTGCGGAACTGGTTCTCGGTCAGCAG CAAGAGGGAGAGGACCCGCAACATCCAGCAATGTTCCACGAAGTAATACCAGGCAGGGTGCTTGCATATACTGCCACCAGTCAGGGCATTCTTCAGGCGATTGCCCTTCCCAATCTTCAGGCCATCGAAGTGTTAGGCCTCGAACTATGAATGCACAAAGTG CAGGGCAAATATCAGTCTCATGTACTACATGTGGTGCACCTTGTGCTCTACGAACTGCTAATACCACACAGAATAGAGGAAGAAAATTCTACTCATGCCCGTCGCAGGAGTGCAACTTCTTTGT ATGGGAGGATAACGTCAGCAATGGGAATGGCGGAAGAGGTTTTCAACGTGCCAACATTAGCAGTGGGAGTGGTGCCCGCGGCAGAGGTGCCCGGGGTGCAGGAGCAGGACATGCTGCTGGTGGGACTTTTGTGTCCGCAACTGGTGATCCCAATTCTGGTAGAAGGTGTTTTGTTTGTGGAGATCCATCACACTTTGCAAATGTTTGCCCAAACCGTGGAAACTGA
- the LOC133724611 gene encoding DNA topoisomerase 3-alpha isoform X2, which translates to MSRGVRVLNVAEKPSVAKSVANILSRGQGLRMREGRSRYNKIYEFNYSINGCPCQMLFTSVTGHLMELEFEDRYRKWHSCDPVILFQAPVRKFVPEDKLDIKRTLEEEARMCQWLVLWLDCDREGENIAFEVIDVCTSVNRHLTIKRARFSALIDRDIHRAVQNLDNANKYFADAVDARQEIDLRIGASFTRFQTMLLRDAFVIDSATDDRNLVLSYGPCQFPTLGFIVERYWEIQSHEPEEFWTINCSHRSDEGIATFSWMRGHFFDHACAVIIYEMCVEEPTATVTKVRQQEKLKYPPYPLNTIELEKRASRYFRMSSEHTMKVAEELYQSGFISYPRTETDGFSPNTDLHAIVQEQQGHPGWGSYAQRLLDPASGLWRNPSSGGHDDKAHPPIHPTKFSSGESGWSQDHNRLYELVVRHFLACVSQPAVGAETTVEIDIAGEMFSASGRVILAKNYLDVYRFESWGGSLLPTYAGGQQFIPTTLTLDSGVTRPPPLLSEADLLGCMDKEGIGTDATMHDHIKKLLDRFYATKDSNTRFSPTNLGEALVMGYDDMGYKLWKPYLRAVMERDMKAVSEGNKSKAEVLETCLQQMKGCFVDARLNKVKLFEAMGVFFERSNRPGGDEQHASGEFIRRCGHCQEADMVLRKNRDGNFMVGCMGYPQCRNAIWLPGSVSEAAVTTNVCNSCTPGPVYLIQFTFRRLEIPPNYSTNHLGCIGGCDEILGQLIEICGTGSRSAARGRGPATSSNVPRSNTRQGACIYCHQSGHSSGDCPSQSSGHRSVRPRTMNAQSGQISVSCTTCGAPCALRTANTTQNRGRKFYSCPSQECNFFVWEDNVSNGNGGRGFQRANISSGSGARGRGARGAGAGHAAGGTFVSATGDPNSGRRCFVCGDPSHFANVCPNRGN; encoded by the exons ATGTCTCGCGGCGTGAGGGTGCTGAACGTGGCGGAGAAGCCGTCGGTGGCGAAGTCGGTGGCGAACATACTGTCTCGGGGCCAAGGGCTTCGAATGAGAGAAGGCCGATCCCGCTACAACAAAATCTACGAGTTCAACTACTCCATCAATGGCTGCCCTTGCCAGATGCTCTTCACCTCCGTCACCGGCCACCTCATGGAGCTCGAATTCGAAGACCGCTACCGCAAGTGGCACTCCTGCGATCCCGTCATTCTCTTCCAGGCTCCCGTCCGCAAGTTCGTCCCtgag GACAAGTTGGATATCAAAAGGACATTAGAGGAGGAAGCTAGGATGTGCCAGTGGCTTGTATTATGGCTTGACTGTGATAGAGAAGGAGAGAACATTGCATTTGAAGTCATAGATGTCTGCACATCTGTAAATCGTCATCTTACCATTAAGAGGGCTCGTTTCTCAGCATTGATTGACAG GGATATCCATCGCGCAGTGCAAAATCTTGACAATGCAAACAAATACTTTGCTGATGCGGTGGATGCTAGGCAA GAAATAGATCTACGGATTGGTGCTTCATTTACCAGGTTTCAGACTATGCTCCTGAGAGATGCGTTTGTTATTGATTCTGCTACGGATGACAGAAACCTTGTTCTAAGTTATGGTCCTTGTCAG TTCCCTACACTTGGCTTTATTGTGGAACGGTATTGGGAGATACAGTCACATGAGCCCGAGGAATTTTGGACCATTAACTGTTCACATAGATCAGATGAAGGAATTGCGACATTCAGTTGGAT GCGTGGCCATTTTTTTGATCATGCTTGTGCTGTCATAATCTATGAGATGTGTGTTGAGGAGCCTACCGCAACT GTCACAAAGGTCAGACAACAGGAGAAGCTGAAGTATCCTCCATATCCTTTGAATACCATTGAGCTTGAAAAGCGTGCGTCAAGATACTTTCGAATGAGTTCTGAACATACTATGAAG GTAGCAGAAGAGCTTTACCAATCTGGTTTCATCAGTTATCCTCGCACAGAGACCGATGGCTTCTCTCCAAATACTGATTTGCAT GCAATTGTACAAGAACAACAAGGGCATCCTGGATGGGGATCATATGCACAGCGATTGTTGGACCCTGCTTCTGGGCTTTGGAGAAACCCTAGTAGTGGTGGACATGATGACAAGGCCCATCCACCTATTCACCCAACCAAATTTTCTTCTGGAGAATCAGGATGGAGTCAAGATCACAAT CGACTGTATGAGCTGGTTGTTCGCCATTTTCTGGCATGTGTCTCACAGCCAGCTGTAGGGGCTGAAACTACTGTTGAAATAGATATTGCTGGCGAAATGTTCTCTGCATCTGGGAGAGTGATACTGGCG AAAAATTACTTAGATGTGTATCGCTTTGAATCATGGGGAGGTTCACTGCTACCAACATATGCTGGTGGACAACAG TTTATCCCAACAACGTTGACTCTTGATTCAGGAGTCACTAGGCCTCCACCACTTTTGAGTGAAGCTGATTTGCTGGGTTGTATGGACAAG GAGGGCATTGGTACAGATGCAACAATGCATGATCACATTAAAAAACTGCTTGATCGTTTTTATGCAACCAAGGACTCAAATACACGTTTCTCACCGACCAATCTG GGTGAAGCATTGGTGATGGGATATGATGACATGGG GTATAAACTCTGGAAACCCTACCTTAGAGCTGTTATGGAGCGTGACATGAAAGCAGTTAGCGAAGGTAATAAGAGCAAAGCTGAAGTTTTGGAAACTTGCTTGCAGCAAATGAAAGGCTGCTTCGTTGAT GCGAGGCTGAACAAAGTCAAACTTTTTGAAGCCATGGGAGTGTTCTTTGAGAG ATCAAATAGACCTGGTGGAGATGAGCAGCATGCATCTGGAGAGTTCATTCGACGATGTGGACACTGCCAGGAAGCGGATATGGTGCTTAGGAAAAATCGG GATGGAAATTTTATGGTGGGATGCATGGGTTATCCTCAG TGTAGGAATGCTATCTGGCTCCCTGGATCTGTATCAGAAGCAGCTGTAACAACTAACGTTTGCAACTCATGCACTCCAG GTCCTGTTTACTTGATTCAATTTACATTTCGCCGGCTGGAAATACCACCGAACTATAGTACCAACCATTTGG GTTGTATTGGTGGGTGTGATGAGATTCTTGGACAGTTAATAGAAATCTGCGGAACTGGTTCTCGGTCAGCAG CAAGAGGGAGAGGACCCGCAACATCCAGCAATGTTCCACGAAGTAATACCAGGCAGGGTGCTTGCATATACTGCCACCAGTCAGGGCATTCTTCAGGCGATTGCCCTTCCCAATCTTCAGGCCATCGAAGTGTTAGGCCTCGAACTATGAATGCACAAAGTG GGCAAATATCAGTCTCATGTACTACATGTGGTGCACCTTGTGCTCTACGAACTGCTAATACCACACAGAATAGAGGAAGAAAATTCTACTCATGCCCGTCGCAGGAGTGCAACTTCTTTGT ATGGGAGGATAACGTCAGCAATGGGAATGGCGGAAGAGGTTTTCAACGTGCCAACATTAGCAGTGGGAGTGGTGCCCGCGGCAGAGGTGCCCGGGGTGCAGGAGCAGGACATGCTGCTGGTGGGACTTTTGTGTCCGCAACTGGTGATCCCAATTCTGGTAGAAGGTGTTTTGTTTGTGGAGATCCATCACACTTTGCAAATGTTTGCCCAAACCGTGGAAACTGA